The following coding sequences are from one Chitinimonas sp. BJYL2 window:
- a CDS encoding YDG domain-containing protein codes for MKPQSSQFAIKAVCLATLACFAPVGHANPSGGSVVAGSATIEQQGNTLTVTNTPGAIINWSAFSIGKDEITRFVQQSSQSAVLNRVVGQDPSQILGSLQSNGRVFLINPNGIVFGEGARIDTAGLLASTLNLRDEDFSAGKLRLEGAATGTVRNAAHITTPSGGFVYLIAPAVENNGVIVSPNGEILLAAGASVELVDGVDTSLRVKVAAPAGNVLNVGKMIAEQGRIGIFAAAIRQQGLVSANQAELGDGGKVVFRASGNIDLASGSLTRAKGGEVLIDSIGGTSTLGGTIDTASAHGKGGNVRLLGDAVTLQGSALIDARGLNGGGEVLVGGGYQGKDASVHNARTTNMAAGALIDSSATGNGDAGQTILWADDHTNMQGTILAKGGLLGGNGALVEVSGKQTLQYGGTVDTSAANGKMGTLLLDPTDMTVTQCCGPCGVNQLDVSTIEGSATNFILSANNATFNYALNITSGKSLTVDAAGTIDIYSSITSNGALTLNSGSNITVYSAPISATTINMTATQIGFDDSAVNASSKVTLNTPNLLVGGISTITAPTGIHLKSNFINLAPNSINTSSSLVIEPYSSADFTLDATFLAGIAPSSNAALFLKGGNITLANALNWGGDVTIVAGTAFTNSAGSTGLSSTNGRYLVYSYSPSSDVRGVVGGFSKHYNQPFVAGSTPSYASTGNWFFYSYAPTLYVIPTGGTITYGAAIPGTFTLDSAGLIDGDTMANANVTGAPSFQATVSSGTIAQDMMGSPALAVLAATSGSGSLNVGNYSLQYQSGLASSLGYQFSTYTGSLVVNPATISIGSQNYSKVYDGSTIADLSKSLSGVLPGDQVGLSGFANFDNKNVGMGKTITFSGMSLSGTDSGNYILANSSGSVLGDITHALLTLSGIVIDNKVYDGSTKATFSSTGALSGVINGDNVELKTDAAQFADKNVGDGKTVTISNIALGGTDGGNYLLDVKSFIGKANITRAPSVSWVGGASGNWMDPANWAGGAVPDLANVAAVSIPTGTSITFDGGTVDLDSISSSGTISLSGGELKIKGAVSTSGWQQTAGSLSASTLTVTDSFSQTGGTIKAGNLAITQTAGNTVLGNIEVAEAGISSVGDVTQSGSMSVSGLLKVNAANVTLDAANNSFNKVNIASSGSTKLTDTGDLMVEKIIAGSNINLVVTGNLLGEGAGPHLQGVAADLKAANINQLNMAMDQLTFAASGDVKLQNQKALNLMASQAGGSVYVESFGGLTTSGKVVAGTSLDLITHSPMTIGTDGIQAGTVKLKSFSSAGVDDIVINGNIVASVGSCDVESGGGITQNANVQTSGGGIQMAALDGSLLMGSNASSSSNGGSINYSALGDITLALLDAGSGAVALNSTQGGIGSVGTGLNIRSGSLDASAQGAIRLQADTPPDKLKLASTSGLILITDPSGVALPGSTISTGGTTTGPTGVLVQSINNVANQGGLTVADPQDQDAGTPGQQSGSTPTGEQGQDNDKQKKAKKC; via the coding sequence ATGAAACCCCAATCAAGCCAATTTGCGATCAAGGCAGTTTGCCTGGCCACCCTGGCCTGTTTTGCCCCGGTTGGGCATGCCAACCCGAGTGGCGGCAGTGTTGTTGCAGGCAGCGCAACCATCGAGCAGCAGGGGAACACCCTGACGGTGACCAACACGCCAGGTGCCATCATCAACTGGTCCGCCTTCTCTATCGGCAAGGACGAAATCACCCGCTTTGTGCAGCAAAGCAGCCAGAGCGCCGTGCTCAATCGCGTGGTCGGACAAGATCCATCGCAAATCCTGGGCAGCCTGCAATCGAATGGGCGCGTGTTCCTGATCAACCCTAACGGCATCGTCTTTGGTGAAGGCGCGCGCATTGATACGGCCGGCCTGCTTGCCTCAACGCTGAATCTGCGCGACGAAGACTTCAGCGCTGGCAAGCTCCGGCTCGAAGGGGCGGCGACGGGGACGGTCCGCAATGCGGCGCATATCACGACGCCCAGCGGCGGCTTCGTTTATCTGATTGCCCCTGCTGTCGAGAACAACGGCGTGATCGTTTCGCCCAATGGCGAAATCCTGCTTGCTGCCGGTGCTAGCGTGGAATTGGTGGATGGCGTGGATACCAGCTTGCGGGTCAAGGTTGCCGCGCCTGCCGGCAATGTCCTGAACGTGGGGAAAATGATTGCTGAACAAGGTCGCATCGGTATCTTTGCCGCTGCAATTCGCCAGCAGGGCTTGGTCAGCGCCAACCAGGCTGAACTCGGTGATGGCGGCAAAGTGGTGTTCCGCGCCAGTGGCAATATCGATCTGGCAAGCGGCAGCCTGACACGGGCCAAGGGAGGCGAGGTACTGATCGACTCGATCGGTGGGACGAGCACCCTCGGCGGCACGATCGACACCGCCAGTGCCCATGGCAAAGGCGGCAATGTACGGTTGCTGGGCGACGCAGTCACTCTGCAAGGCAGCGCACTCATCGATGCCCGGGGGCTGAATGGTGGCGGCGAAGTGCTGGTCGGTGGTGGTTATCAGGGCAAGGATGCCTCGGTACACAACGCGCGTACCACGAACATGGCCGCGGGCGCGTTGATCGATTCCAGTGCTACAGGTAATGGTGATGCGGGTCAGACCATCTTGTGGGCGGATGATCACACGAACATGCAAGGCACCATCCTTGCCAAGGGTGGTTTACTGGGCGGTAACGGTGCGCTGGTGGAAGTGTCCGGCAAACAGACGTTGCAGTATGGCGGTACGGTGGATACGAGCGCAGCCAACGGCAAGATGGGGACCTTGCTGCTCGACCCGACGGACATGACAGTCACGCAGTGCTGCGGACCTTGCGGAGTCAATCAGCTTGACGTCAGCACCATTGAAGGCTCGGCGACCAACTTCATACTTTCTGCCAACAATGCAACCTTCAACTACGCGCTGAATATCACGAGCGGCAAATCACTGACGGTAGATGCCGCGGGCACCATAGATATCTACTCGAGCATTACGTCAAATGGTGCATTGACCCTCAATTCGGGCAGCAACATCACGGTGTATAGCGCGCCGATCTCTGCCACCACCATCAACATGACCGCCACACAGATCGGCTTTGACGATTCGGCGGTGAATGCCTCGAGCAAGGTTACGCTCAACACGCCGAATCTTCTGGTTGGCGGGATCAGCACGATCACCGCCCCCACGGGTATCCACCTGAAGAGCAACTTCATCAATCTGGCGCCCAACTCGATCAACACCTCGTCCTCGCTGGTGATCGAGCCTTACTCTTCCGCCGACTTCACGCTGGATGCCACCTTCCTTGCGGGTATTGCGCCCAGCTCCAATGCGGCCCTGTTCCTGAAGGGTGGGAACATCACTCTCGCCAATGCACTGAACTGGGGTGGCGATGTCACCATTGTTGCCGGTACTGCATTTACCAATTCAGCAGGATCAACCGGTCTCAGCTCCACCAACGGCCGCTATCTGGTTTATTCCTACAGCCCTTCATCCGATGTGCGGGGGGTAGTAGGGGGGTTCAGCAAGCACTATAACCAGCCTTTCGTCGCCGGTTCTACGCCCAGCTACGCCAGCACCGGCAACTGGTTCTTCTACAGCTACGCGCCAACCCTGTATGTGATTCCTACAGGCGGAACGATCACTTACGGCGCCGCCATTCCGGGCACCTTTACGCTCGATTCCGCCGGCCTGATTGACGGTGACACCATGGCCAACGCCAATGTCACTGGCGCCCCTAGCTTCCAGGCGACGGTATCCTCCGGCACCATTGCCCAAGACATGATGGGTTCGCCCGCGCTGGCCGTGTTGGCGGCAACATCCGGGTCCGGCAGCCTCAATGTGGGTAACTACTCCCTGCAGTATCAATCCGGATTGGCATCGAGCCTTGGGTACCAGTTCAGCACCTACACGGGATCGCTGGTGGTGAATCCGGCCACGATCTCGATCGGCAGCCAGAACTACAGCAAGGTTTACGACGGCTCGACCATCGCAGATCTGAGCAAGAGTCTGTCCGGGGTGCTGCCGGGTGACCAAGTCGGACTGTCCGGGTTTGCCAACTTTGATAACAAGAACGTTGGCATGGGCAAGACCATTACGTTCAGCGGGATGAGCCTGTCCGGAACGGATTCGGGTAACTACATTCTGGCCAACTCCAGCGGCAGCGTATTGGGTGACATTACTCACGCCTTGCTCACGCTCAGCGGTATCGTCATAGACAACAAGGTTTATGACGGCTCCACGAAAGCCACGTTCTCGTCAACCGGTGCGCTTAGCGGTGTAATCAATGGCGATAACGTTGAGCTGAAAACCGACGCAGCCCAGTTTGCCGACAAGAATGTCGGGGATGGCAAGACCGTCACGATTTCGAATATTGCGCTGGGCGGCACAGATGGCGGCAACTATCTGCTTGATGTGAAGAGTTTTATTGGCAAGGCCAACATTACCCGCGCGCCGTCGGTCTCCTGGGTGGGTGGCGCGTCGGGTAACTGGATGGACCCCGCCAACTGGGCAGGCGGTGCCGTGCCCGACTTGGCCAACGTCGCCGCCGTCTCCATCCCGACGGGGACTTCGATTACCTTTGACGGCGGCACGGTCGATCTCGACAGCATCAGCTCCAGTGGCACGATCTCGCTGTCGGGTGGCGAACTCAAGATCAAAGGCGCGGTAAGTACCAGCGGATGGCAGCAGACTGCTGGCAGCCTCAGTGCTTCTACCCTCACGGTCACAGACAGCTTCAGTCAGACAGGCGGAACCATCAAGGCCGGCAACCTTGCCATTACGCAGACCGCCGGCAATACCGTACTGGGTAATATCGAAGTGGCCGAGGCCGGGATCAGTAGCGTCGGCGACGTGACACAGAGCGGTAGCATGAGCGTCTCTGGCCTGCTCAAGGTCAATGCAGCCAACGTGACGCTGGATGCCGCCAACAACAGCTTCAACAAGGTCAATATCGCCAGTTCTGGTAGTACCAAACTGACCGACACCGGTGATCTGATGGTTGAGAAGATCATCGCCGGCAGCAATATCAATCTCGTCGTCACCGGCAATCTGCTTGGCGAGGGTGCTGGCCCGCATCTGCAAGGGGTTGCCGCCGATCTGAAGGCGGCAAACATCAATCAGCTCAATATGGCGATGGATCAGCTGACCTTTGCAGCTAGCGGCGATGTAAAACTGCAAAATCAGAAAGCACTCAACCTGATGGCTAGCCAAGCCGGAGGCAGCGTTTATGTCGAGTCGTTCGGCGGCTTGACCACATCAGGCAAAGTTGTCGCAGGCACCAGTCTTGACCTGATTACCCACAGCCCAATGACCATTGGTACAGACGGCATTCAGGCTGGCACCGTCAAACTCAAGTCATTCTCCAGTGCAGGCGTGGATGACATCGTGATCAATGGCAATATCGTTGCCTCGGTCGGTAGCTGCGATGTCGAATCGGGTGGTGGCATCACCCAGAATGCCAACGTGCAAACCAGTGGTGGCGGCATTCAGATGGCAGCACTGGATGGCAGCCTGCTGATGGGTAGCAATGCCTCGTCATCCTCCAATGGTGGCAGCATCAACTACAGCGCACTCGGCGATATCACCCTGGCCCTGTTGGATGCGGGCAGTGGTGCAGTGGCACTCAACTCGACGCAGGGCGGCATCGGTTCCGTTGGTACGGGATTGAACATTCGCTCAGGCTCGCTGGATGCGTCGGCGCAGGGGGCCATTCGCCTGCAGGCAGATACCCCGCCCGATAAACTCAAGCTGGCTAGCACCTCCGGTCTGATCTTGATCACCGATCCTTCCGGCGTAGCCCTGCCGGGTAGCACCATCAGTACCGGTGGCACTACTACCGGCCCGACCGGTGTGCTTGTGCAATCGATCAACAACGTTGCCAACCAAGGCGGTCTGACCGTGGCGGACCCGCAAGATCAGGATGCAGGCACCCCGGGTCAGCAATCTGGCTCCACACCAACCGGCGAACAGGGACAAGACAATGACAAGCAGAAAAAAGCCAAGAAGTGCTAA
- a CDS encoding FecR family protein produces the protein MMVPVGALADAAGTVSQLAGVLTAQKVSGNVKILGVRSGIETGDLLSTSANTYARIKFSDGGELTLRPNTRIRIDDYRFDQAKPQEDNAFFSLIKGGLRAVTGLVGKRNGLSSYRMATPTATIGIRGTHYGVLYCRQDDSECDDYRTNRGESPLDGLHLDVVDGRIIVNNAAGSQELAAGQYGFVGINQAPVIVPETTGVPISIENKVNTPAENVLGTQPNQQDFECTVGS, from the coding sequence ATGATGGTACCCGTCGGCGCGCTGGCGGACGCCGCAGGCACCGTATCCCAGCTGGCTGGGGTGCTCACGGCGCAAAAGGTGAGTGGGAATGTCAAGATTCTGGGCGTGCGCTCGGGTATCGAAACGGGCGATCTGCTATCCACCAGTGCCAATACCTATGCGAGGATCAAGTTCTCGGATGGTGGTGAGCTGACCTTGCGCCCTAATACGCGTATCCGTATCGACGACTACCGGTTTGATCAGGCCAAGCCACAGGAAGACAACGCATTCTTCAGTCTGATCAAGGGCGGGCTGCGCGCCGTAACGGGTTTGGTTGGCAAGCGTAACGGCCTATCGTCCTACAGGATGGCCACGCCTACCGCCACCATCGGGATTCGGGGCACCCATTACGGGGTGCTGTACTGTCGCCAGGACGACAGCGAGTGCGATGACTATCGCACCAACCGCGGCGAATCACCGCTGGATGGCTTGCATCTGGACGTGGTGGACGGACGGATCATCGTCAACAATGCTGCCGGCAGCCAGGAGCTGGCTGCCGGCCAGTATGGCTTCGTGGGGATCAATCAGGCGCCCGTCATCGTGCCGGAAACGACAGGCGTGCCCATCTCGATTGAAAACAAGGTGAATACCCCTGCCGAAAACGTGCTGGGCACACAGCCCAACCAGCAGGATTTCGAATGTACCGTGGGTAGCTGA
- a CDS encoding class II glutamine amidotransferase: MCQLLGMNCNVPTDICFSFEGFRRRGGETDHHADGWGIGFFEGAGCRLFLDWQSSCSSPIADLVRQYPIKSTNVISHIRKATVGQVSLANTHPFMRELWGRYWLFAHNGDLKSLPALRGNRFQPVGDTDSEHAFCWLMETLATAFPTQPDMPTLTQFLKLRMGELAERGTLNCLLSNGTVLIAHCATNLHYLVRQAPFGDAHLVDRDISIDFDALTGEHDRVAVIATQPLTDNEAWIRMQPGELLVFEDGQPRRI; encoded by the coding sequence ATGTGCCAGCTATTGGGCATGAATTGTAATGTGCCGACTGATATCTGTTTCTCGTTCGAGGGTTTTCGTCGCCGGGGAGGGGAGACCGATCATCATGCAGACGGATGGGGAATCGGGTTCTTTGAAGGTGCGGGTTGCCGACTGTTCCTGGATTGGCAGTCATCCTGTTCATCGCCGATTGCGGATCTGGTGCGTCAGTATCCGATCAAATCCACCAATGTCATCTCGCATATTCGCAAGGCCACGGTGGGCCAGGTATCGCTGGCCAATACCCATCCTTTCATGCGCGAACTATGGGGGCGTTATTGGCTATTTGCGCACAATGGTGATCTCAAATCCTTGCCTGCCTTGCGCGGCAATCGCTTCCAGCCTGTTGGTGATACCGACAGCGAGCACGCATTTTGCTGGCTGATGGAGACATTGGCGACAGCGTTCCCCACCCAACCGGACATGCCGACACTGACCCAGTTTCTCAAGCTCAGGATGGGTGAGCTGGCTGAGCGCGGGACGCTCAACTGCTTGCTGTCGAACGGTACCGTGCTGATCGCGCACTGTGCCACGAACCTGCATTATCTGGTCAGGCAGGCACCCTTTGGTGATGCGCACCTGGTTGATCGGGACATCAGCATCGACTTTGATGCCCTGACGGGGGAGCATGACCGTGTTGCCGTCATCGCCACGCAACCGCTGACTGATAACGAAGCCTGGATCAGAATGCAGCCCGGTGAGCTACTGGTATTCGAGGACGGACAACCACGGCGGATCTGA
- the fliD gene encoding flagellar filament capping protein FliD has product MNLNSISTNLNRLYGLVSDDPFRLQSSVGQSVGSRTGLGIPSTSVKLSDYGRLQSSLSELRRASANLDARDEIAAYKVSSSTNVVQASAGKQVQGGQTLGVEVNQLARAQKLQSQAVADADTTQIGGGTLRIEFGRLDESGNGFNPTSGSARSLTIQSTDSSLDRIASRINRADIGVTAKVAKDSNDQYRLEITGKQSGAAQAFRITVDDTDGNDTDSTQGLSRLAFDPDTGPGYGKNLSTVQIAQDAEATVDGKRLSSNTNTFSNVVPGINLTANTTGTARITITRDTGQGEKSAKALVAAFNTFQGQLKDLGSDGLTRKIGNDIDRAISGAETGAGQKRLTLSDLGIRKDGDGQLKLDEDKFKQAFASDPEGATALLGNAAARLGAASEDAQSGVLRKTSTSLRLNDAAPRGLSDGFNPASNPLAYRQTTSNLYGLAQYLSIAGLR; this is encoded by the coding sequence ATGAACCTGAATTCGATATCCACCAATCTGAACCGCCTGTACGGCCTAGTATCCGACGATCCGTTTCGCCTGCAAAGCAGCGTCGGTCAATCAGTCGGCAGCCGCACGGGATTGGGTATCCCCTCAACGAGCGTCAAGCTGTCGGATTACGGCCGCCTGCAATCCTCCCTGTCGGAGCTAAGGCGGGCTTCGGCGAATCTGGACGCCCGGGATGAGATCGCGGCCTACAAGGTCAGTTCAAGCACAAATGTGGTGCAAGCCAGTGCGGGCAAACAGGTGCAAGGGGGCCAGACACTGGGTGTGGAGGTCAACCAGCTCGCTCGCGCCCAGAAGCTCCAGTCCCAAGCCGTGGCCGATGCAGATACCACCCAGATCGGTGGCGGCACCTTGCGGATCGAGTTTGGCCGGCTGGATGAATCCGGCAACGGCTTCAACCCGACCAGCGGAAGCGCCCGAAGCCTGACCATCCAGAGCACGGACAGCTCGCTCGATAGGATTGCCAGCCGTATCAACCGTGCAGATATCGGTGTTACGGCCAAAGTAGCCAAGGACAGCAACGATCAGTATCGCCTCGAAATCACGGGCAAGCAGAGCGGTGCCGCACAGGCATTCCGGATCACGGTGGACGATACGGATGGTAACGATACCGATAGCACGCAGGGACTGTCGCGATTGGCTTTCGACCCGGATACCGGTCCCGGCTATGGCAAGAATCTCAGCACCGTGCAAATCGCACAGGACGCCGAAGCCACCGTGGATGGCAAGCGCCTGAGCAGCAACACCAATACATTCTCTAATGTAGTACCCGGTATCAACCTGACAGCCAACACCACTGGCACGGCCAGAATCACCATTACCCGCGATACAGGTCAGGGCGAGAAGTCTGCAAAGGCCTTGGTGGCGGCATTCAATACCTTCCAAGGGCAGCTCAAGGATCTGGGTAGTGATGGCCTGACACGGAAAATCGGTAATGACATTGACAGGGCCATCAGTGGCGCGGAGACGGGCGCGGGACAAAAGCGGCTTACGTTGAGTGATCTGGGTATTCGCAAAGATGGCGACGGCCAACTCAAGCTGGATGAGGACAAGTTCAAACAGGCCTTCGCCAGCGATCCGGAGGGCGCCACTGCCCTGCTGGGAAATGCGGCAGCGCGCTTGGGCGCTGCCAGTGAAGACGCGCAAAGCGGAGTACTGCGCAAGACCAGCACTTCATTGAGACTGAATGATGCTGCTCCCCGTGGGCTCAGTGATGGATTCAACCCGGCCAGTAACCCGCTTGCCTATCGACAGACCACCAGCAATCTCTATGGTCTGGCACAGTATCTGTCGATTGCGGGACTACGCTGA
- the fabI gene encoding enoyl-ACP reductase FabI, which produces MGFLADKKILITGLLSNRSIAYGIAEACKREGATLAFTYVNDKLKDRVVDMAAEFGSDIVLRCDVGSDEEIAAMAADLGKHWDRIDGVVHSIGFAPREALSGDYLDSVSREAFQIAHDISSYSFAALAKALRPQLAPNAALLTLSYLGAERAVVNYNVMGLAKASLEANVRYMASALGGQGIRVNGISAGPIKTLAAAGIAGFSKILHHVEESAPLKRNVTIEEVGNVAAFLLSDLSSAVTGEIMHVDAGYSTVAAGMGE; this is translated from the coding sequence ATGGGTTTTCTCGCCGACAAAAAGATCCTGATCACCGGCCTCTTGTCCAACCGTTCCATTGCCTACGGCATTGCCGAGGCCTGCAAGCGCGAGGGCGCCACGCTCGCTTTCACCTATGTGAACGACAAGCTCAAGGACCGCGTGGTCGACATGGCCGCTGAGTTCGGCAGCGACATCGTCCTGCGTTGCGATGTCGGCTCCGATGAAGAAATCGCTGCCATGGCCGCTGATCTGGGCAAGCATTGGGATCGCATCGATGGCGTGGTCCACTCGATCGGTTTCGCCCCGCGTGAGGCGTTGTCGGGCGACTACCTCGACTCGGTCAGCCGCGAGGCATTCCAGATCGCCCACGACATCAGCAGCTACAGCTTTGCTGCGCTGGCCAAGGCGTTGCGTCCGCAGCTGGCCCCGAACGCGGCCTTGCTGACGCTGAGCTACCTGGGCGCCGAGCGTGCTGTGGTCAATTACAACGTGATGGGCTTGGCCAAAGCCAGCCTGGAAGCCAATGTGCGCTACATGGCCAGCGCACTGGGTGGGCAGGGCATCCGCGTCAACGGCATCTCGGCCGGCCCGATCAAGACGCTGGCGGCCGCAGGTATCGCGGGCTTCTCGAAGATTCTGCACCACGTGGAAGAGTCGGCCCCGCTCAAGCGTAACGTGACGATTGAAGAGGTGGGCAATGTGGCGGCCTTCCTGCTGTCGGATCTGTCATCGGCGGTGACTGGCGAAATCATGCATGTGGATGCGGGTTACAGCACCGTGGCTGCGGGTATGGGTGAGTAA
- a CDS encoding MBL fold metallo-hydrolase → MAITLFDDGEHRCLMFADLVDDDDDHAVQANQFLIVSGREGALIDPAGNMTYNALIMAMARYFPARELKYILASHADPDIVASLNKWLIGTDCTLVVSRLWERFVPHFCNVGNASGRIMGLPDEGGWIALGNDRLAAVPAHFLHAEGNFHFYDPRSGILFTGDMGASMVEHEAVNAPITTLAELDRHLSNMDGFHRRYMVSNKACRLWANMVRPWVERNEIKLFVPQHGRYFVGREVLLGFLDWISSLQCGIDRFDEGHYRMPL, encoded by the coding sequence ATGGCGATTACCCTGTTCGACGACGGCGAACACCGCTGCCTGATGTTTGCCGATCTGGTCGATGATGATGACGACCACGCGGTCCAGGCCAACCAGTTCCTGATCGTTTCCGGCCGTGAAGGCGCACTGATCGACCCGGCCGGCAACATGACCTACAACGCGCTGATCATGGCCATGGCGCGGTATTTTCCGGCACGCGAACTCAAGTACATCCTCGCCTCGCATGCCGACCCCGACATCGTGGCCTCACTCAACAAATGGCTGATCGGCACCGATTGCACGCTGGTCGTATCGCGCCTGTGGGAGCGCTTCGTGCCGCACTTCTGCAATGTGGGCAATGCCAGCGGTCGCATCATGGGCCTGCCCGATGAAGGCGGCTGGATTGCGCTGGGCAATGATCGGCTGGCGGCCGTACCCGCGCATTTCCTGCATGCAGAGGGCAACTTCCATTTCTATGACCCACGCTCGGGCATCCTGTTTACGGGAGATATGGGCGCATCGATGGTCGAGCATGAGGCCGTCAACGCGCCGATCACGACCCTGGCTGAACTGGATCGGCACCTGAGCAATATGGATGGCTTCCACCGCCGCTATATGGTCAGCAACAAGGCCTGTCGCCTCTGGGCCAACATGGTGCGCCCCTGGGTGGAGCGCAACGAGATCAAGCTGTTCGTGCCGCAGCATGGCCGCTACTTCGTGGGCCGCGAAGTACTGCTGGGCTTTCTGGACTGGATCAGCAGCCTGCAATGCGGCATTGACCGCTTCGACGAGGGGCACTACCGGATGCCGCTTTAA
- a CDS encoding acyl-CoA dehydrogenase C-terminal domain-containing protein, which translates to MTYQAPLADMRFVMNELAGLSEVSALPGYEDVNPELADAILEEAAKFAENVLAPLNRVGDQHGNKLADAVVTTAPGFKDAYTQYVENGWGGLHAPADFGGQGMPSLIATAVEEMWKASNMAFSLCPLLTLGAIAALEHHGSDELKTIYLPKMVEGVWTGTMNLTEPQAGSDLSLVKSRAVPVGDGTYKITGQKIFITWGEHDMAENIVHLVLARLPDAPAGVKGISLFVVPKFMVNADGSLGPRNDLQCVSIEHKMGIHGSPTCVMSYGDNGGAIGYLVGEANRGLGYMFTMMNAARLGVGVEGMALASAAYQKAVGYARDRLQSRELGSDNPNPAAIIRHPDVRRMLMTMRALVEAERALTYYACAALDKAGRHPDAAERQKWGAVVGFLTPIVKGWNTENASRIASLGVQVHGGMGYIEETGAAQYLRDSRISAIYEGTNGIQAMDLVGRKTASEKGATAKAMLAEVESVVAQLRTAGLTELASGLDKALANARVATEYVVNQFESQPREVAAGSVAYLELMGLTLGGWQMGRAALIAKQKLADGEGDAAFFESKLITANFYAAYLLPQTASFADVLVNGADAVLALADDAY; encoded by the coding sequence ATGACTTATCAAGCCCCGCTCGCCGACATGCGTTTCGTGATGAACGAACTGGCCGGCCTTAGCGAAGTGTCCGCCCTGCCGGGTTATGAAGATGTGAACCCCGAGCTCGCCGATGCCATTCTCGAAGAAGCCGCCAAGTTCGCCGAGAACGTGCTGGCCCCACTGAATCGCGTGGGTGATCAGCATGGCAACAAGCTGGCTGATGCCGTGGTCACCACGGCGCCCGGATTCAAGGACGCTTACACCCAGTATGTGGAAAACGGCTGGGGCGGCCTGCACGCGCCGGCCGATTTTGGTGGCCAGGGTATGCCCAGCCTGATCGCGACGGCGGTCGAGGAAATGTGGAAAGCCTCGAACATGGCTTTCTCGCTGTGCCCGCTGCTGACGCTGGGCGCGATTGCCGCGCTGGAACACCATGGCTCCGACGAGCTGAAGACGATCTACCTGCCCAAGATGGTGGAAGGCGTGTGGACCGGCACCATGAATCTGACCGAGCCGCAGGCAGGTTCGGACCTCTCGCTGGTCAAGAGCCGCGCCGTGCCCGTGGGCGATGGCACCTACAAGATCACCGGCCAGAAGATTTTCATCACCTGGGGTGAGCACGATATGGCCGAGAACATCGTCCACCTCGTGCTGGCCCGCTTGCCCGACGCACCGGCTGGCGTGAAGGGGATCTCGCTGTTCGTGGTGCCCAAGTTCATGGTCAATGCCGACGGCTCGCTGGGTCCGCGTAATGATCTGCAATGCGTGTCCATCGAACACAAGATGGGCATTCACGGCTCGCCGACCTGCGTGATGAGCTATGGCGACAACGGTGGTGCCATCGGCTATCTGGTGGGCGAAGCCAACCGTGGCCTCGGCTATATGTTCACCATGATGAACGCGGCCCGTCTGGGCGTGGGCGTCGAAGGCATGGCGCTGGCATCGGCTGCCTATCAGAAGGCCGTGGGCTACGCGCGTGATCGTCTGCAAAGCCGTGAACTGGGTTCGGACAACCCGAACCCGGCCGCCATCATCCGTCACCCCGATGTACGCCGCATGCTGATGACCATGCGTGCCTTGGTCGAAGCCGAACGCGCATTGACCTACTACGCCTGCGCCGCGCTCGACAAGGCCGGTCGCCATCCCGACGCCGCCGAACGCCAGAAGTGGGGTGCCGTGGTCGGTTTCCTGACCCCCATCGTCAAGGGCTGGAACACCGAGAACGCCAGCCGCATTGCCAGTCTGGGCGTGCAGGTACACGGCGGTATGGGCTACATCGAAGAAACCGGTGCCGCCCAGTACCTGCGCGACTCACGCATCAGCGCCATTTACGAAGGCACCAACGGCATCCAGGCCATGGACCTGGTTGGCCGCAAGACCGCGAGCGAGAAGGGTGCCACTGCCAAGGCCATGCTGGCCGAGGTGGAAAGCGTGGTTGCCCAGCTGCGCACTGCCGGCCTGACCGAACTGGCCAGCGGCCTCGACAAGGCACTGGCCAACGCCCGTGTCGCTACCGAGTACGTGGTCAACCAGTTTGAGTCCCAACCGCGCGAAGTCGCCGCCGGTTCGGTGGCGTATCTGGAACTGATGGGCCTGACGCTGGGTGGCTGGCAAATGGGCCGGGCCGCGCTGATCGCCAAGCAGAAGCTGGCCGATGGCGAGGGCGATGCGGCATTCTTTGAATCGAAGCTGATCACCGCCAACTTCTATGCGGCGTATCTGCTGCCACAGACGGCCAGTTTTGCCGATGTCTTGGTGAACGGTGCCGATGCTGTGTTGGCTTTGGCCGACGACGCTTACTGA